Proteins from a genomic interval of Caldicellulosiruptor diazotrophicus:
- the cdaA gene encoding diadenylate cyclase CdaA, giving the protein MWKDFSFYLQEFLRNVTLIRVSPFDIIDIAIVSFVIYKIIVWIKDTRAYQLIKGIAVLIVITQVSKWLNLNVINWLLTNTLSYGVLALLIVFQPELRRALEEIGRSKIWGKFLWLAPDEEMAIKWQNSVEEIIKAVMYLSKNKIGALIVVEGQTKIGDIINTGIIIDSEISSQLLINIFIPNTPLHDGAVIIRDGKIKAAACFLPLSENRYISKELGTRHRAALGISENSDATAIVVSEETGTISVAYNGGLTRNLGPEALRKILLRPLKQEKEKNGLSIFKWRR; this is encoded by the coding sequence TTGTGGAAAGATTTTTCTTTTTATCTTCAGGAATTTTTGAGGAACGTAACACTGATAAGGGTGTCGCCATTTGATATAATTGACATTGCAATTGTATCATTTGTGATATACAAAATAATTGTATGGATAAAAGACACAAGAGCGTATCAGCTGATAAAAGGAATAGCAGTTTTAATTGTAATTACCCAAGTTAGCAAATGGTTGAATCTGAATGTTATAAATTGGCTTTTGACAAATACACTATCTTACGGTGTTCTGGCACTTTTGATAGTTTTCCAGCCAGAACTGAGACGAGCTTTAGAGGAGATTGGGAGAAGCAAAATCTGGGGCAAGTTTTTGTGGCTTGCCCCAGATGAAGAAATGGCAATAAAATGGCAAAACAGTGTTGAAGAGATTATAAAGGCTGTGATGTATCTTTCCAAAAACAAGATTGGTGCATTGATTGTTGTCGAAGGTCAGACCAAAATAGGGGATATTATCAACACAGGGATTATAATTGATTCAGAGATTTCATCCCAGCTTTTGATAAATATATTTATTCCAAACACCCCACTTCATGATGGTGCAGTGATTATAAGAGATGGGAAGATAAAAGCAGCTGCGTGTTTTTTGCCTCTATCCGAGAATAGATACATAAGCAAAGAACTTGGGACACGACACAGAGCAGCACTTGGGATATCTGAAAATTCTGATGCGACAGCAATTGTTGTGTCAGAAGAGACAGGTACTATTTCTGTTGCATACAATGGTGGTCTTACAAGAAACTTAGGACCTGAGGCTTTAAGAAAGATACTTCTCAGGCCTTTGAAGCAAGAAAAAGAGAAAAATGGATTAAGTATTTTCAAGTGGAGGCGCTAA
- the amrS gene encoding AmmeMemoRadiSam system radical SAM enzyme, with protein MVEARYYEKLEEKKVRCKLCPHGCILPQGSTGFCRARKNVDGVLYSLNYGYISSIAFDPIEKKPLYHFYPGSSILSIGTFGCSFKCLHCQNFEISQLTPNVFEVETEKLIALAKKDPKCIGIAFTYNEPTIWFEYVMDVAKVFKQEGLKTVLVTNGYLNEEPLYELLKVIDAANIDVKAYNDEFYKKICNGDLGTVKKFVEICAKKIHIEITTLIIPTLNDRDEEIENLAKWIASIDDRIPLHLTRYFPRYKMTIPPTPKETLMRLREVAKKYLVNVYLGNI; from the coding sequence ATGGTTGAGGCAAGATATTATGAAAAGCTTGAAGAAAAAAAAGTCAGATGCAAGCTCTGTCCGCATGGATGCATTCTACCACAGGGCAGCACTGGTTTTTGCAGAGCAAGGAAAAATGTTGATGGAGTTCTTTATTCGCTAAACTATGGCTATATCTCTTCAATTGCATTTGACCCTATTGAAAAAAAACCTCTATATCATTTTTATCCGGGGTCAAGCATACTCTCTATAGGAACGTTTGGATGTTCGTTTAAATGTCTTCACTGCCAGAACTTTGAGATTTCCCAGCTAACTCCAAACGTGTTCGAGGTTGAGACTGAGAAGCTCATTGCTCTTGCTAAAAAAGACCCAAAGTGTATTGGCATTGCTTTTACTTACAATGAACCTACCATCTGGTTTGAATATGTAATGGATGTCGCAAAAGTTTTTAAACAAGAAGGGTTAAAGACTGTGCTTGTTACAAACGGATATTTAAACGAAGAGCCGCTTTATGAGTTACTTAAAGTAATAGATGCAGCAAATATTGATGTAAAAGCTTATAATGATGAATTTTATAAAAAGATTTGTAATGGTGATTTAGGAACTGTGAAAAAATTTGTTGAGATTTGTGCTAAAAAGATTCATATAGAAATAACAACACTCATTATTCCAACGTTAAATGATAGGGATGAAGAAATAGAAAATCTTGCAAAGTGGATTGCTTCAATTGATGATAGAATTCCGCTGCATCTTACTAGATATTTTCCAAGATACAAGATGACTATTCCTCCAACACCAAAGGAGACATTAATGAGACTGAGAGAAGTTGCTAAAAAGTATCTTGTGAATGTGTATCTTGGCAATATATAG
- the uvrC gene encoding excinuclease ABC subunit UvrC, whose translation MLLEEKLSNLPTSPGVYIMKDENGNVIYVGKAVNLKNRVRQYFQNSQDMPPKTRLMVRKIKDLDYIVTDNEVEALILECNLIKEYRPKYNVLLRDDKNYQYIKITNEMFPRLVTTRKVEKDGGRYFGPYVSGYSVKQTVELLKSLFMLRTCKKKFPDQLGKGRPCLNFHIEKCLGVCKGDVSEEEYQKLVERAVKVLSGKGDEIVEELKAKMFEYAERLMFEKAQEVKNKLSSLERIITKQKVIYADDRSEDVINFAKDHTHIAIVVLIIRNGKLINKEEFVFKAEEDTFERFLEQYYSDVVSLPKEIIIPCDIENADNIEKMIEKLYGFKVKVTVPKHGEKKQLLDMAKKNAEISLANRQRVDDVYAEALLTLKNILGLENEIEKIESYDISNIAGADNVGTLVVFEDGKFNKEFYRKFKIKGFEGQDDIRSVKEVLTRRFKNLEKHGRIPNLILIDGGQNQVNAALEVLNTLGFSIPVAGMVKDDRHKTRDLIYNGKEVGIQEYPLVYKLIYTIQEETHRFAVKFHREVRKKHLYESILDEIEGIGEKRKFKLFRTFGSIDNLRKASIEEIVKAADIPYEVALKIKEKIGV comes from the coding sequence ATGCTGCTTGAAGAAAAACTTTCTAATCTTCCAACATCGCCAGGGGTTTATATAATGAAGGATGAAAATGGAAATGTTATATATGTTGGCAAGGCTGTAAACCTCAAGAATAGAGTCAGACAGTATTTTCAAAACTCTCAAGATATGCCTCCAAAGACAAGGCTTATGGTAAGGAAAATAAAAGACCTTGACTATATTGTGACAGACAACGAGGTAGAAGCTTTGATTTTAGAGTGCAACCTAATAAAAGAATATAGGCCCAAATACAATGTTCTTTTGAGAGATGACAAAAACTACCAGTATATAAAGATAACAAACGAGATGTTTCCGCGGCTTGTGACGACAAGAAAAGTTGAAAAAGACGGTGGCCGATATTTTGGTCCATATGTCAGCGGATATTCTGTAAAACAAACAGTTGAGCTACTCAAAAGCCTTTTTATGCTCAGGACTTGCAAGAAAAAGTTCCCTGACCAGCTTGGCAAGGGAAGGCCCTGCCTTAACTTTCATATAGAAAAGTGTCTTGGTGTGTGCAAGGGAGATGTATCAGAAGAAGAATACCAAAAGCTGGTTGAGAGAGCTGTAAAGGTTTTGAGTGGCAAGGGCGATGAAATTGTTGAAGAGCTCAAAGCAAAGATGTTTGAATATGCCGAACGTCTAATGTTTGAAAAGGCGCAGGAGGTAAAAAATAAGCTTTCAAGTCTGGAGAGAATAATCACAAAACAGAAAGTCATTTATGCAGATGACAGAAGTGAAGATGTCATAAACTTTGCAAAGGACCACACACACATTGCAATTGTTGTGTTGATTATCAGAAATGGCAAGCTTATAAACAAGGAAGAGTTTGTTTTTAAAGCTGAAGAGGATACATTTGAGAGATTTTTAGAGCAGTACTACTCTGATGTTGTATCTTTGCCCAAAGAGATTATAATTCCCTGCGATATAGAAAATGCTGACAATATTGAAAAGATGATTGAAAAACTTTATGGTTTCAAAGTGAAGGTAACTGTTCCAAAACACGGTGAAAAAAAGCAGCTTCTTGACATGGCAAAAAAGAATGCAGAGATTTCACTTGCTAACAGGCAAAGAGTAGATGATGTTTATGCTGAGGCGCTTTTAACTCTTAAAAATATCCTTGGACTTGAAAACGAAATTGAAAAGATAGAAAGTTATGACATTTCCAACATTGCAGGTGCTGACAACGTAGGGACTCTTGTTGTGTTCGAGGATGGGAAGTTCAACAAAGAATTTTACAGGAAGTTCAAGATAAAAGGATTTGAGGGTCAAGATGATATTAGAAGTGTTAAAGAGGTTTTGACAAGAAGGTTCAAAAATTTAGAAAAACATGGGAGAATTCCTAATTTGATATTGATTGATGGTGGACAAAATCAGGTCAATGCTGCATTAGAGGTTTTGAACACTTTAGGATTTTCTATTCCTGTTGCTGGCATGGTGAAAGATGATAGACACAAAACAAGGGACTTGATTTACAATGGTAAAGAGGTGGGTATTCAAGAGTATCCGCTTGTGTATAAACTTATATATACTATTCAAGAAGAGACGCACAGGTTTGCAGTGAAGTTCCACAGAGAAGTTAGAAAGAAGCATCTGTATGAGTCAATTTTAGATGAAATAGAGGGAATAGGAGAAAAAAGGAAATTCAAACTCTTCAGGACTTTTGGCTCAATTGACAATTTGCGAAAGGCAAGCATTGAAGAAATTGTAAAGGCAGCTGACATTCCATATGAGGTTGCTTTGAAGATAAAAGAAAAGATAGGAGTATAA
- a CDS encoding DUF1648 domain-containing protein, which translates to MSEKLLIFILSFPAQIFLVLLCFFIPYFSREHILFGVNVPPTIKKSKVTQKFYKEYWRNFALTVLIPTLLFFYILFESTERVLIKYNILYPLFVIVLMTLNHYVIYRKVLKAKKKGNWQEGKKQIVVVPIKKDKKGRYPSRLWFLVPIGVFIGLLIITVVRYNQLPKIIPLHYKQKLEVDYSGPKSELIKPLCVMFGSMLLAQGLGYFVYELTKKGKMKLSIYFPEKSAEQNEKVKSYTVYFLIWILVLIELIMGLVIFSMLDIINIQTTLALLPVFLTFPLITLGYYLMKVFNINSERLNLMPEEKISEKIIDRDDDKYWIAGMFYYNPDDPALFVERRVGGFGWDLNYAKPLGKFIGFLIIGILVAVVVVSLVLI; encoded by the coding sequence ATGAGTGAAAAGCTACTGATTTTTATCCTTTCTTTTCCTGCACAGATTTTTCTTGTTCTACTATGTTTTTTTATTCCGTACTTTTCGAGAGAGCATATTTTGTTTGGGGTAAACGTTCCGCCTACTATTAAAAAAAGTAAAGTTACACAGAAATTTTATAAAGAATACTGGAGAAACTTTGCTCTAACAGTTTTAATTCCTACTTTGTTGTTTTTCTATATTCTTTTTGAGAGTACAGAGAGAGTTTTGATAAAATACAACATATTATATCCACTGTTTGTCATTGTTTTAATGACACTCAATCACTATGTAATCTACAGAAAAGTTTTAAAAGCTAAGAAAAAAGGTAATTGGCAAGAAGGAAAAAAGCAAATTGTGGTTGTACCTATTAAAAAGGATAAAAAAGGGAGATATCCGTCAAGGTTGTGGTTTTTAGTACCAATTGGTGTGTTTATAGGTTTGTTAATAATAACTGTGGTGAGATACAACCAACTTCCTAAGATAATTCCACTTCATTACAAACAAAAGCTTGAAGTTGATTATAGTGGGCCAAAGTCAGAACTCATAAAGCCTCTTTGTGTGATGTTTGGAAGTATGTTGTTAGCTCAGGGCCTGGGATATTTTGTTTATGAGCTAACAAAAAAAGGTAAAATGAAACTGAGTATATATTTTCCTGAGAAATCTGCAGAGCAGAACGAGAAAGTAAAAAGCTATACAGTGTACTTTTTGATTTGGATTTTAGTCTTAATAGAGCTTATAATGGGTTTGGTTATTTTTTCAATGCTTGACATCATAAATATTCAAACCACGTTGGCTTTACTTCCAGTTTTTCTCACATTTCCCTTAATAACATTAGGATATTATCTTATGAAAGTATTCAACATTAATTCTGAAAGATTAAATTTGATGCCAGAAGAAAAAATATCCGAAAAAATAATTGACAGAGATGACGACAAATACTGGATTGCAGGGATGTTTTATTACAATCCTGACGACCCTGCCCTCTTTGTCGAAAGGCGGGTTGGGGGATTTGGCTGGGATTTAAACTACGCAAAGCCGCTTGGCAAGTTCATAGGGTTTTTAATAATTGGTATTTTGGTTGCAGTGGTAGTTGTGAGTTTGGTTTTGATTTGA
- a CDS encoding YhfC family intramembrane metalloprotease: MVSNLKIIFMCITLLLSVGFPVVLAVVVLKKYSEVLKSILIGALIFFISQIVLRIPILQILSKQSYFVQFSKHYIVYSLFLGLTAGIFEEVGRYIGFKGFLKDRLNYQNGLAYGIGHGGIESILLVGMSYINNIVFSFLINSGSLDTLLKSKVAPEVIGAIKNALINTPASAFLLAGFERVFTMAVQIALSLLVLVAVKKGKLYYLVLAILLHTIIDTPVAYMSLLKVNIFAIEFVVLLWAVLNLFYIIKWKDIHRIQES; encoded by the coding sequence TTGGTATCTAATCTCAAAATTATCTTTATGTGCATTACACTTCTTCTTTCAGTAGGCTTTCCGGTTGTGCTGGCTGTGGTTGTTTTAAAGAAGTACTCAGAAGTTTTGAAATCAATTTTAATAGGAGCATTAATATTTTTCATTTCTCAGATTGTTCTGAGAATTCCGATACTTCAGATCTTGTCAAAACAAAGTTACTTTGTACAATTTTCCAAGCATTACATTGTATACTCTCTCTTTTTGGGTTTGACAGCTGGGATTTTTGAAGAGGTTGGAAGATACATTGGTTTTAAAGGGTTTTTAAAAGATAGGCTAAACTATCAAAACGGTCTTGCTTATGGGATTGGACATGGTGGGATTGAATCAATCTTGCTTGTTGGTATGAGCTATATAAACAACATTGTGTTTTCATTCTTAATCAACTCTGGCAGTTTAGATACACTTTTAAAAAGCAAAGTTGCGCCTGAGGTAATCGGTGCTATAAAAAATGCACTGATAAATACGCCAGCTTCAGCATTTCTTCTTGCTGGTTTTGAAAGAGTTTTCACAATGGCAGTTCAGATTGCTCTTTCACTTTTGGTTCTGGTGGCTGTTAAGAAAGGAAAGCTTTATTATCTCGTGCTGGCGATATTGCTTCATACAATCATTGATACGCCGGTTGCATACATGTCATTATTGAAAGTTAATATATTTGCTATTGAGTTTGTAGTTTTGCTTTGGGCTGTGTTGAACCTATTTTATATCATAAAGTGGAAAGATATTCATAGAATACAAGAAAGCTAA
- a CDS encoding GntR family transcriptional regulator: MFIKIDFTSDMPIYEQIKNQIIEAVARGELQNGDSLPSIRDLASEIGVNMHTVAKAYNELKDMGLIAINKKYGAYIAVSKGYNKEFLNEIIEEVTPIVAKAICKGMNKNELIRLIETIFDSFGGREDE, translated from the coding sequence ATGTTTATAAAAATTGACTTTACCTCTGACATGCCAATTTATGAGCAAATAAAGAACCAAATAATAGAGGCAGTAGCAAGAGGAGAACTTCAAAATGGCGACAGCCTTCCTTCTATCAGAGACCTTGCAAGCGAAATTGGCGTCAACATGCACACAGTAGCAAAGGCATACAATGAGCTCAAAGATATGGGACTTATTGCTATTAACAAAAAGTATGGGGCTTATATTGCTGTGAGCAAAGGTTATAATAAGGAGTTTTTAAATGAGATAATAGAAGAAGTTACTCCAATTGTTGCAAAAGCCATTTGCAAGGGTATGAATAAGAATGAATTAATAAGATTGATTGAAACTATTTTTGATAGTTTTGGGGGAAGGGAAGATGAGTGA
- the hprK gene encoding HPr(Ser) kinase/phosphatase codes for MFYTTVGKIIKELNLECLTEISGIEERKIKDMNLNRPALQLMGFFEYFDDQRVQIIGISEMAYLKTMTPLQRRDAIERLFQRNIPCVIITSNQEPFEEFLEFSKKYGVPLLRTQEVTTRFMTNLSTFLTHELAPRITRHGTLVNVYGEGVLMLGESGVGKSETALELVKRGHILVADDAVEIRKVSEKTLVGEAPEIIRHLIEIRGIGILDVKNLFGVGCVKESERIDLVIQLETWKQGKEYERLGLHDQYIEILGIKVPTLVIPVRPGRNLAIIVEVAAMNNRQKKMGYNAAKALTERLQKQMSRGNGSE; via the coding sequence TTGTTCTACACAACAGTTGGCAAAATTATAAAAGAGCTCAATTTAGAGTGTTTGACAGAAATCAGTGGCATTGAAGAGAGAAAAATAAAGGATATGAACTTGAATAGACCCGCTTTGCAGCTTATGGGGTTTTTTGAGTATTTTGATGATCAAAGGGTGCAGATAATAGGAATTTCTGAGATGGCGTATTTGAAGACCATGACACCCTTGCAGCGAAGAGACGCAATTGAAAGACTTTTTCAGCGAAATATCCCGTGTGTGATAATTACCTCAAACCAGGAACCTTTTGAGGAGTTTTTGGAATTTTCAAAAAAGTATGGTGTTCCTCTTCTTCGCACTCAAGAGGTTACGACAAGGTTTATGACAAATTTGAGCACTTTTTTGACACACGAACTTGCACCAAGGATAACCCGCCATGGCACGCTTGTAAATGTGTATGGTGAAGGTGTTTTGATGCTTGGCGAAAGTGGGGTTGGGAAAAGTGAGACAGCTTTAGAGCTTGTAAAAAGAGGGCACATTCTTGTTGCCGACGATGCAGTTGAAATTCGAAAGGTTTCTGAAAAGACACTTGTCGGTGAAGCACCCGAGATTATAAGGCATCTTATCGAAATTCGAGGGATTGGGATACTGGATGTCAAAAACCTGTTTGGTGTTGGTTGCGTCAAGGAGTCCGAAAGAATTGACCTTGTGATCCAGCTTGAAACATGGAAACAGGGCAAGGAATATGAACGGCTTGGTCTTCATGACCAATACATAGAAATTTTGGGGATAAAAGTACCGACACTTGTGATACCAGTTCGACCCGGAAGAAATCTTGCCATCATTGTTGAGGTTGCAGCAATGAACAACAGACAAAAGAAAATGGGCTACAACGCAGCAAAAGCCCTCACAGAAAGACTTCAAAAACAGATGAGCAGAGGAAATGGATCTGAGTAA
- the amrA gene encoding AmmeMemoRadiSam system protein A, with product MVGYLLPHPPVLIPEIGRGEEKKCQATLDALGKIADEIAEYKPEVIVIISPHAPVFSDAFFLNDKPEIGGSLARWGVYGIEFRFKNNLEIVQDIAKMCSKEGLTVGFVSDKIQKRYGVSRDLDHGAMVPLYFVTKKYKEFELIHTSYCMLDDIKLYKYGMILRRAIEKHGKKGLIIASGDLSHKLSYDGPYGFAKEGPEFDRLLVELLQSSNTRALYDIDPELSEKAAECGFRSIKVLLGSFEGYSIESKVYSYEGPFGVGYCVAAFYQKGEESSSLFEEIVQKREERLKKIRENEDEYIRLARESLEYYVRHRRYLDHIPDYVTERMLRERAGVFVSIKKDGNLRGCIGTIFPTQENIAKEIIRNAVAAGFHDPRFEEVTEDELDSLVYDVDILSPPEKVNSKDQLDPKKYGVIVRKGTRQGLLLPDLEGVDTVEDQLKIACRKAGIDYESEDFEIERFTVERHK from the coding sequence ATGGTAGGGTATTTGTTACCACATCCACCCGTCTTGATTCCCGAGATTGGGAGAGGCGAGGAGAAAAAGTGCCAGGCAACTTTGGATGCTTTGGGAAAAATAGCAGATGAGATAGCTGAATATAAGCCTGAGGTCATAGTCATAATATCACCCCATGCACCTGTGTTTTCGGATGCTTTTTTCTTGAACGACAAGCCAGAAATTGGTGGAAGCCTTGCAAGATGGGGTGTATATGGGATTGAATTTAGGTTCAAAAATAACCTTGAGATAGTTCAAGACATAGCAAAGATGTGCAGCAAAGAAGGTTTGACGGTTGGATTTGTGTCAGACAAAATTCAAAAAAGATATGGCGTTTCGCGAGATCTTGACCATGGTGCAATGGTTCCACTTTATTTTGTCACAAAAAAGTATAAAGAGTTTGAGCTTATACACACTTCTTACTGTATGCTTGATGATATTAAGCTTTATAAATATGGAATGATACTCAGAAGGGCAATTGAAAAGCATGGTAAAAAAGGTTTAATTATAGCTTCAGGTGACCTTTCGCACAAACTCTCTTACGATGGACCTTACGGGTTTGCAAAGGAAGGACCCGAGTTTGATAGACTCTTGGTTGAGCTTTTACAAAGTAGCAACACACGTGCACTTTATGACATAGACCCTGAGCTTTCAGAGAAGGCGGCAGAATGCGGTTTTAGGTCCATAAAGGTTTTGCTTGGATCATTTGAGGGCTATAGTATAGAATCAAAGGTTTATTCATATGAAGGACCTTTTGGCGTTGGATACTGTGTTGCTGCTTTTTACCAGAAAGGGGAAGAAAGTTCTTCTTTGTTTGAGGAGATAGTTCAAAAAAGGGAAGAGAGACTAAAAAAGATAAGAGAAAATGAAGATGAGTATATAAGACTTGCAAGAGAAAGCTTAGAATACTATGTAAGACACCGCAGGTACTTAGACCATATACCAGATTATGTCACAGAACGGATGCTAAGAGAAAGAGCAGGAGTTTTTGTATCCATCAAAAAGGATGGAAATTTAAGAGGCTGTATAGGTACAATTTTCCCCACACAGGAGAACATCGCAAAAGAGATAATTAGAAACGCTGTTGCAGCAGGGTTTCACGACCCGAGGTTTGAAGAGGTAACAGAAGATGAGCTTGACAGTCTTGTGTATGATGTTGATATTCTAAGCCCACCTGAGAAGGTAAACTCGAAAGACCAACTTGATCCTAAAAAATATGGAGTTATTGTGAGAAAAGGAACAAGGCAAGGTCTTTTGCTTCCTGATTTAGAAGGTGTTGACACAGTTGAAGATCAGCTTAAGATAGCCTGCAGAAAAGCAGGAATTGACTATGAAAGTGAAGATTTTGAGATAGAAAGGTTTACAGTTGAAAGACACAAGTAG
- a CDS encoding sugar phosphate isomerase/epimerase family protein — MKLGFLTACLPKQSLENLVVWAKSIGFEMLEVACWPVKNTRDYSGTTLDVANLTQDQAERIKKLFEQNNMQISSLAYYDNNLHPDLVIRKSYHDHLKKVIDAANLLGVKYVGTFVGRNYKKTIKENFDEFEIVFKEILEYAKEKGVSIIIENCPMPGWNPNGGWMGTISYSPELWEEMFSRLPYDNFGLNLDPSHLLWLGIDPVSVIKEFKDKIFHVHAKDTQILKDKLNKYSIFGSQIQRKNEWDMGYWVYRMPGRGEINWKAFLKELKQNGYNFVVSIEHEDPEYEGTEEKVKEGLRLGFEYLKNILNEI, encoded by the coding sequence ATGAAACTTGGGTTTTTAACAGCCTGCCTGCCAAAACAAAGCCTTGAAAATCTTGTTGTGTGGGCAAAAAGCATTGGTTTTGAGATGTTGGAAGTTGCGTGCTGGCCTGTAAAAAATACAAGAGACTATTCTGGTACAACCTTGGATGTTGCAAATCTTACACAAGATCAAGCAGAAAGAATAAAAAAACTTTTTGAGCAGAACAATATGCAAATTTCTTCTCTTGCATACTATGACAACAACCTGCACCCTGACCTTGTGATAAGAAAATCTTACCATGACCATTTAAAAAAGGTGATTGATGCAGCAAATCTTCTTGGCGTCAAGTATGTTGGGACATTTGTTGGGAGAAACTATAAAAAAACAATCAAGGAAAACTTTGATGAGTTTGAGATTGTGTTTAAAGAGATTTTGGAGTATGCAAAGGAAAAAGGAGTTTCTATTATAATTGAAAACTGCCCTATGCCAGGCTGGAACCCAAATGGTGGATGGATGGGGACAATATCATACTCACCTGAGCTTTGGGAAGAGATGTTCTCAAGGCTACCTTACGACAACTTTGGTTTGAATCTTGACCCATCGCACCTTCTTTGGCTTGGAATTGACCCTGTTTCGGTCATAAAAGAGTTCAAAGACAAAATATTCCATGTCCATGCAAAGGATACTCAGATTTTGAAAGACAAGCTCAATAAATATTCCATTTTTGGTAGCCAGATTCAAAGGAAAAATGAGTGGGATATGGGATATTGGGTGTATAGAATGCCAGGTCGTGGCGAGATTAATTGGAAAGCATTTTTGAAAGAGCTAAAACAAAACGGCTATAACTTTGTTGTAAGCATAGAACATGAAGACCCAGAATATGAGGGGACTGAAGAAAAAGTAAAAGAGGGACTAAGGCTTGGGTTTGAATATTTAAAAAATATCTTGAATGAGATATAA
- a CDS encoding CdaR family protein: MKKISVKKPKDDNFWLRIVSILIAIVLWFYVNSIINPIKKREVIIPIKYNMTTLSKGLVLRETDAKEVRIVVSGTQDELSKVDEKNIQAVVDFSDIRQTGEIKLPVTIQNPYHRINIENVYPKNVTVSIDNLVTIQRDVSVEISGNPKKGYIINGYQEEPNVISIRGAESDVKEISKCIAQLNLSLNDRPFKASVPVKVIDSRGKDITSLFDLSQKSVDVYVEILKTKQVPLSVKFKGSLPPSKVISKVILKPSTINIAGKEEDINSINEIIVGTIDTKMLENKSTFQFDFSLPKNIKSLDNVKQVTITIYTDSVVEKSINIPVEVRGLKPGLVAKLSPDKVKVALKYYQSVQDSIDFNSLKAYVDVSNLTKGSYDLQVFVEKPPNVEDFEVSPIYIKVEISESSQPQSQ; encoded by the coding sequence TTGAAAAAGATTTCTGTAAAAAAACCGAAAGACGACAATTTCTGGCTCAGAATAGTTTCAATTTTGATTGCAATTGTTCTATGGTTTTATGTGAACAGCATCATAAATCCAATCAAGAAAAGAGAAGTAATTATTCCTATTAAATATAACATGACAACTTTATCAAAAGGTCTTGTATTAAGAGAAACTGATGCAAAAGAAGTAAGAATAGTCGTAAGTGGGACACAAGATGAACTTAGCAAAGTTGACGAAAAGAATATCCAAGCGGTAGTTGATTTTTCTGATATAAGACAAACAGGTGAGATAAAATTGCCTGTAACTATCCAAAATCCTTATCACAGGATTAACATAGAAAATGTATATCCTAAAAATGTCACAGTATCAATTGATAATCTCGTAACAATCCAGAGAGATGTTTCTGTTGAGATAAGTGGTAATCCTAAAAAAGGATATATAATTAATGGTTACCAGGAAGAGCCTAATGTGATAAGCATAAGAGGTGCTGAAAGCGATGTAAAAGAAATTTCCAAGTGTATAGCACAACTGAACTTGAGTTTAAACGACAGACCTTTTAAGGCTTCTGTCCCTGTAAAGGTAATAGATTCAAGGGGAAAGGACATAACATCGCTTTTTGACCTTTCACAAAAGAGTGTGGATGTTTACGTAGAGATACTTAAAACGAAGCAAGTGCCTTTGAGTGTCAAGTTTAAAGGTAGTCTTCCACCCAGTAAGGTTATCTCAAAGGTGATTTTAAAACCTTCTACAATTAACATAGCAGGAAAAGAAGAAGATATAAATTCAATAAATGAGATTATTGTGGGGACTATTGATACAAAGATGCTTGAAAATAAATCAACATTTCAATTTGACTTTAGTCTTCCGAAGAATATAAAGTCTTTAGATAATGTAAAGCAAGTAACAATCACCATATATACAGATTCAGTTGTTGAGAAATCTATTAATATTCCTGTTGAAGTGAGAGGATTAAAACCTGGGCTTGTTGCAAAACTGAGTCCTGATAAGGTAAAAGTAGCACTCAAATACTACCAAAGCGTGCAAGATTCTATAGATTTTAATTCTTTGAAAGCTTATGTAGATGTATCAAATTTAACCAAAGGAAGTTACGACCTTCAGGTGTTTGTTGAAAAACCTCCGAACGTAGAAGATTTTGAAGTTTCTCCTATTTACATAAAAGTAGAAATTTCAGAAAGTAGTCAGCCTCAATCCCAATAA